TGGACGAACTGGTACCACGCACCGCTGGTCACCCGGGAGCCCATCAACTCCGTCGAGGATCTTCGTGGCAAGCGCATCCGCGCCTACGGCGTCATGAATGACACCATCGAGCGCCTGGGAGGATCCCCGGTGCCCATGGCAGCGCCGGAGGTCTACACCTCCCTGGAGCGCGGCGTCATCGACGGCGCTGCCGGCTTCGAGTTCGTGACCGCCGTCAGCTACCAGCTCCACGAGATCGCCCCGCACTTCACCGACATGGGTGACGGCCCCCATGCGCCCGCCGCCACGGTCATGAGCATGCGGGAATGGGAGTCACTGCCGGAAGAGGTCCGGACGCTGTTCGAGGAGGTGGCGGCGGACCTGTACGAACGCAAGCTCGCCGAGATCTATCAACCCGCTGCCGAGCAGGCCGTGGAGACCGCACTGGAAGACGGCGCCGAGTTCGCCACCTGGTCCGAGGAGGAGAAGGAACGGGCCCGGGATATTGTCCAGCCCGAGCAGGTGGAGCAATGGAAAACAGAGGTTGCCGAACCCAATGGCATCGACGGCGATGCCATGCAGGAAGTGGTGCGCGAGGCCATTGACCGGCACGACGGCCAGGGCGATCTCAAGACACCGTACGAGATCTACCAGGCCCGGGGTTGATCGTGAGCAACCCGTCCCCGGTGCGCCTGACGCGCTCCGGGGCGGTTTCATTGCCGAAAGAATGAAGGTGCGCCGTGAATCTCCTGAACCGATTCGAGACCCTTTTCGCCTGGGTGACGGGCGTGATCGCCATGGCCTTTCTGCTGTTCCTGATGGTGGGGACCAGCTCGGACGTTGCCTCACGCTTCTTCCTCGGCAACTCCATTCCCGGTGTGTTCGAAATGGCGGAACTGGCCATGGTGGTCTGCGTCATGTTCGGCCTGGGCTGGGCACAGCAGGGCCGCAAGCACATCCGCGTGACACTCCTTGTTGACCGGCTACCTCCCCGGGCGCGGGCCGGCCTGGAGGCGTTCGCCTGGATCGCCACCGCGATCCTGCTGATGCTCATCGCCGCGCCGGCAACCCAGGAGGCCTATCACTCGACCCTCGACCGGGAGTTCCGCTGGGGCGTCGTGCGCATGCCGGTCTGGTGGGTGAAGATCATCGTCGCCCTCGGTCTCTGGCTGGCCAGCCTGCAGATGCTCAAGTGCGCCGTGGAGGCATTGGCGGGGGGAGGCCGAATGAACACCGGACGCCCGACCGAGCAACAGGACGTTCCCCATGCTTGAGCCAGTCACCGCAATCATCATTGTCATCCCCCTGCTGTTCATTCTGATGGCGGTCGGATTCCCGGTATTCGCGGCCCTGGGCA
The Aquisalimonas asiatica genome window above contains:
- a CDS encoding C4-dicarboxylate TRAP transporter substrate-binding protein, whose amino-acid sequence is MQRRDFLKLSGASVGGAIALSSVPLSLLAGNDRNMRWASYISQQAIPSQLDTWFMEEIKRRSEGAIDFSQYWSASLHGVGDHLPAVRDNRSQMSLISPGYYESSMPATRGLEWYYRMSQADALQLVCRDVYENFAPLRQEWEERHGAKVLYWTNWYHAPLVTREPINSVEDLRGKRIRAYGVMNDTIERLGGSPVPMAAPEVYTSLERGVIDGAAGFEFVTAVSYQLHEIAPHFTDMGDGPHAPAATVMSMREWESLPEEVRTLFEEVAADLYERKLAEIYQPAAEQAVETALEDGAEFATWSEEEKERARDIVQPEQVEQWKTEVAEPNGIDGDAMQEVVREAIDRHDGQGDLKTPYEIYQARG
- a CDS encoding TRAP transporter small permease, whose product is MNLLNRFETLFAWVTGVIAMAFLLFLMVGTSSDVASRFFLGNSIPGVFEMAELAMVVCVMFGLGWAQQGRKHIRVTLLVDRLPPRARAGLEAFAWIATAILLMLIAAPATQEAYHSTLDREFRWGVVRMPVWWVKIIVALGLWLASLQMLKCAVEALAGGGRMNTGRPTEQQDVPHA